In Campylobacter showae, a single window of DNA contains:
- a CDS encoding sel1 repeat family protein translates to MKKIVLAMVVAGLCSLNLSAGELEDNIKKCDGGDAQACLKVSDAYFSMDENHPKRSEFHEKACNLKNADGCMLVGFSYEKKGDMANAKKFYTRACDLGNEVACTMK, encoded by the coding sequence ATGAAAAAAATCGTTTTAGCTATGGTCGTTGCCGGGCTATGCTCTTTAAATTTGAGTGCCGGGGAACTGGAGGATAATATCAAGAAATGCGACGGCGGCGATGCGCAGGCTTGTTTGAAAGTATCTGACGCTTATTTTTCAATGGATGAGAATCACCCTAAAAGATCCGAATTTCATGAAAAAGCTTGTAATTTAAAAAATGCCGACGGTTGCATGTTGGTCGGGTTTAGCTATGAAAAAAAAGGCGATATGGCTAATGCTAAGAAATTTTATACTAGGGCTTGCGATTTAGGAAATGAAGTGGCTTGCACGATGAAGTAA